From the genome of Candidatus Dormiibacterota bacterium, one region includes:
- a CDS encoding TraR/DksA family transcriptional regulator — MPGDQEAQQRKNDLMRLLTERRRETETRYRQALSQQTSGSAAGDNEGVHGWKASREGGADLAVLQTLDRTLRQIDAALARLHAGGYGACSSCSDPIPLARLQAVPFATQCVPCQERSERNSR; from the coding sequence ATGCCCGGCGATCAGGAAGCCCAGCAACGGAAAAACGATCTGATGCGGCTCCTCACCGAGCGCCGCCGTGAGACCGAGACACGCTACCGCCAGGCCCTGTCGCAGCAGACTTCAGGCTCGGCGGCCGGTGACAACGAGGGGGTGCACGGCTGGAAGGCCAGCCGGGAGGGCGGGGCCGATCTCGCCGTGCTCCAGACCCTGGATCGAACCCTCCGCCAGATCGACGCGGCGCTCGCCCGATTGCACGCCGGTGGGTACGGCGCGTGCTCCTCCTGCTCGGACCCGATCCCGCTCGCCAGGCTGCAGGCGGTGCCGTTCGCCACCCAGTGCGTCCCGTGCCAGGAGCGCAGCGAGAGGAATTCTCGTTGA
- a CDS encoding EamA family transporter, with amino-acid sequence MAIWLVPTLVSLFLYGIGQGLVKKYISEVPPARFCLYFVVAKIVLNLSYYALFQRTELFSSAAARFDAFCLVAYLLDGLGWLLYFQAIVHGPIAIVGTLSAAYPALTILFARMFLHEQLSFLQYAGVALVILGCLGLSYAPSPAGQSITDPRWIPLSFVALLLWGCSSTLLKAAYRLPGADEVNVLVFSTLGGMATLGLYGVARGRRGSAGASEWTRSFVPMGMLAGGDIGFIVATRYGPVSLTTPLSGAYPVITVIFARLVLGERIGPLQGLCIAAILGGMALTPGTGG; translated from the coding sequence ATGGCGATCTGGCTCGTACCGACGCTCGTCAGCCTGTTCCTCTACGGGATCGGCCAGGGACTGGTCAAGAAATATATCTCAGAAGTGCCGCCGGCCCGCTTCTGTCTTTACTTCGTCGTGGCGAAGATCGTGCTGAACCTGTCGTACTACGCACTGTTTCAGAGGACGGAACTCTTCTCGTCGGCGGCCGCGCGCTTCGATGCGTTCTGCCTTGTCGCCTACCTGCTCGACGGCCTGGGCTGGCTGCTCTACTTCCAGGCGATCGTGCACGGACCGATCGCCATCGTCGGGACCCTCAGCGCGGCGTACCCTGCGCTGACCATCCTGTTCGCTCGCATGTTCCTGCACGAGCAACTCTCCTTCCTGCAGTACGCGGGGGTGGCGCTCGTCATCCTCGGGTGCCTCGGGCTGTCCTACGCTCCGTCCCCCGCGGGGCAGTCCATCACCGATCCGCGCTGGATTCCTCTGTCGTTCGTCGCCCTTCTCCTCTGGGGCTGCTCGTCGACGCTTCTGAAGGCGGCGTACCGCCTTCCCGGCGCCGACGAAGTGAACGTCCTGGTGTTCAGCACCCTGGGAGGCATGGCGACGCTGGGGCTGTACGGCGTCGCGCGCGGGCGGCGGGGATCGGCGGGCGCGAGCGAGTGGACGCGGTCCTTCGTTCCGATGGGGATGCTGGCCGGCGGCGACATCGGCTTCATCGTCGCCACGCGCTACGGACCGGTGTCCCTGACGACGCCCTTGAGCGGCGCCTATCCGGTGATCACGGTGATCTTCGCGCGCCTCGTGCTGGGTGAGCGGATCGGCCCCTTGCAGGGTCTGTGCATTGCGGCGATCCTCGGCGGCATGGCGCTCACGCCGGGCACCGGCGGATGA
- a CDS encoding BamA/TamA family outer membrane protein, whose amino-acid sequence MKRGTITIVLVLAGLGGRGPGAQDTAAGPAGAPVRSIEVELVNPPGRPGTEAVFPAETLRRELRRVAAQECDEHAVEDALARGYRFLGYVPTLTVTCTATSLRVRVRESSAIVGLITFDPADLSRIGVKPDPDFEEKLHLYPVPADAPRAVLRSLLLTHEGDLYNFERYRADSEAITKLGYAVAFIPGQPAEGSDYPRGAYLLQSLTPRTPTSKGGHKTNYIGGTASYGPRAKGAAGLLYEKDQLFGNFDRVSVSPTYNFAAGGSLSYDAPLLALREAPRRLYDLELSLFSNFTHNRQLGAVETDQRQTGFSTTVGIRPLHLEPPHALRLEVGLKSERTALDQVPAGEEEGSTDTMDIGATYEWRHTYGRPSLTARLTPRVDFSLRARGGERTFVRPGLDATLHARFPSGIETHLHAVGGTIDRHVPSFEQWSLGGANTVRGFREDSFLGRSLAAVQAEIWFPFLRQGPIAPPPEGQPWDRQNAPFEPPAARLFKWALFADGGYLSGTTVGGAAEIAGVGIGLRFLVPHHPFVVKVDYGRGLGTDGGHAFPYVSLAYRY is encoded by the coding sequence GTGAAGCGCGGGACGATCACGATCGTTCTGGTCCTCGCGGGTCTGGGCGGCCGCGGCCCTGGAGCCCAGGACACCGCGGCCGGACCTGCGGGAGCCCCGGTCCGCAGCATCGAGGTCGAGCTCGTGAATCCGCCGGGACGCCCGGGGACAGAAGCGGTCTTCCCGGCGGAAACCCTGCGAAGGGAGCTGCGGCGTGTCGCCGCGCAGGAGTGCGACGAGCACGCCGTCGAGGACGCGCTGGCGCGTGGGTACAGGTTCCTGGGGTACGTGCCCACGCTCACGGTCACCTGCACCGCGACGTCGCTGCGCGTGCGGGTGCGGGAGAGCAGTGCCATCGTCGGCCTCATCACCTTCGACCCCGCTGACCTGTCGCGCATCGGCGTCAAGCCCGATCCCGATTTCGAGGAGAAGCTCCACCTGTATCCCGTGCCCGCCGACGCGCCGCGCGCGGTGCTGCGCAGTCTGCTGCTGACGCACGAGGGTGACCTGTACAATTTCGAGCGCTATCGCGCCGACAGCGAGGCGATTACGAAACTCGGGTACGCCGTCGCCTTCATACCGGGCCAGCCCGCGGAGGGCTCCGATTACCCTCGCGGCGCCTATCTCCTGCAGAGTCTCACGCCCCGCACGCCCACCTCGAAGGGGGGCCACAAGACCAACTACATCGGCGGGACCGCATCGTACGGGCCGCGGGCGAAGGGGGCGGCGGGTCTGCTGTACGAGAAGGACCAGCTGTTCGGAAACTTCGATCGAGTCAGCGTCTCCCCCACCTACAACTTCGCGGCCGGAGGCAGCCTGTCCTACGACGCGCCGCTTCTGGCCCTGCGCGAGGCGCCGCGCCGGCTCTACGACCTCGAGCTGAGCCTGTTCTCCAATTTCACCCACAATCGCCAGCTCGGAGCCGTCGAGACCGACCAGCGTCAGACCGGGTTCTCCACGACCGTCGGGATCCGCCCGCTGCACCTCGAACCGCCGCATGCTTTGAGACTCGAGGTGGGTCTGAAGAGCGAGCGCACGGCGCTCGACCAGGTTCCCGCGGGAGAGGAGGAGGGCTCCACCGACACGATGGACATCGGCGCGACCTACGAATGGCGCCACACCTACGGCCGGCCGAGCCTGACCGCCCGGCTGACGCCCCGCGTCGATTTCTCCCTGCGCGCCCGCGGGGGCGAGAGGACCTTCGTGAGACCCGGCCTCGACGCAACGCTGCACGCACGCTTCCCGTCCGGGATCGAGACCCACCTGCACGCGGTCGGGGGGACGATCGATCGGCACGTCCCGTCCTTCGAGCAGTGGAGCCTTGGAGGCGCGAACACCGTCCGCGGCTTCCGTGAGGACTCGTTTCTGGGACGCAGCCTGGCCGCCGTGCAGGCGGAGATCTGGTTCCCGTTCCTGCGCCAGGGACCGATCGCCCCTCCACCCGAAGGACAGCCCTGGGACCGGCAAAACGCGCCGTTCGAGCCGCCCGCGGCCCGTCTGTTCAAGTGGGCCTTGTTCGCGGATGGAGGCTACCTGTCCGGCACGACCGTGGGCGGGGCGGCGGAGATCGCCGGTGTCGGGATCGGTCTCCGGTTCCTCGTGCCGCACCATCCGTTCGTGGTGAAGGTCGACTACGGACGGGGGCTGGGGACGGACGGCGGGCACGCCTTCCCTTACGTGTCGCTGGCCTACCGCTACTGA
- a CDS encoding outer membrane beta-barrel protein produces MSPARRRVLPACLVVILAAALGPAHVFARDTDKTWEFGAYVVSSKYAGGSHIDTGVGWGARGGYHFKAMHELEGSYDLVSANNSRVSGLTYDVTKISADYLRMYFIKGHEKMIPFATFGLGIIGIDNGTDSLSSTSLRFGGGFKYFVKPRGALRFDLRGYHWHGDGKVTNRDPFFSIDFTLAAAFLIGGGK; encoded by the coding sequence ATGTCACCCGCGCGCCGCCGCGTCCTGCCTGCCTGTCTGGTCGTGATCCTCGCCGCCGCCCTGGGTCCTGCGCATGTCTTCGCCCGCGACACGGATAAGACCTGGGAGTTCGGGGCCTACGTGGTGTCGAGCAAGTATGCCGGCGGCTCCCATATCGACACCGGGGTCGGCTGGGGGGCGCGCGGCGGGTACCACTTCAAGGCGATGCACGAGCTCGAAGGCAGCTACGACCTGGTCAGCGCCAACAACTCGCGGGTGTCCGGTCTCACCTACGACGTGACCAAGATCAGCGCCGACTATCTGCGCATGTACTTCATCAAGGGGCACGAAAAGATGATCCCGTTCGCGACTTTTGGTCTGGGGATCATCGGGATCGACAACGGCACCGACAGCCTGAGCTCGACGTCGCTCAGGTTCGGCGGAGGGTTCAAGTACTTCGTCAAGCCGCGCGGCGCGCTCCGGTTCGACCTTAGGGGCTACCACTGGCACGGAGACGGCAAGGTGACCAACCGCGACCCGTTTTTCTCGATCGACTTCACGCTCGCGGCGGCCTTCCTGATCGGCGGCGGAAAGTAA
- a CDS encoding secondary thiamine-phosphate synthase enzyme YjbQ, whose product MQIANASIEIRTDSRTAIVNVTAEARKALSQARITRGLAVLTVPHTTCGLCVNEDEPGLRRDLERVVATLIDLVKPQEGFQHDRVDDNARAHLTAVLLGHSLTLPVVDSALSLGTWQSLFLVEIDGPRQRRLDMVFLGD is encoded by the coding sequence GTGCAGATCGCGAATGCGTCGATCGAGATCAGGACCGACTCAAGGACTGCCATCGTCAACGTGACCGCGGAGGCGCGGAAGGCGCTGTCACAGGCCCGTATCACCCGCGGGCTCGCCGTTCTGACCGTGCCGCACACGACGTGCGGCCTGTGCGTCAACGAGGACGAGCCGGGCCTCCGGCGCGACCTGGAGCGGGTGGTCGCGACCCTGATCGATCTCGTGAAGCCGCAGGAGGGATTCCAGCATGACCGCGTGGACGACAACGCCCGCGCCCACCTGACCGCGGTCCTTCTCGGCCACTCGCTCACGCTTCCGGTGGTGGACTCGGCCCTGTCGCTCGGGACCTGGCAGAGCCTGTTCCTCGTGGAAATCGACGGACCGCGCCAGCGCCGGCTCGACATGGTGTTCCTGGGGGATTGA
- a CDS encoding DUF2298 domain-containing protein — MSELLRAYVIVSLCGWAVFPMVRRLLAPLPDRGYAVGRCFGLVLIAWVAWILAWMSGRALTTPLALGSLVLVAAAGWIPSLLKRRRQGIGGALAELSAPGLPRRLPAFIACTEALFLLGMLLFVLLEERNPAVDPDSERFMDYAFLRACLRSPGLPLMDPWFAGGQAAYYHFGYALVAFLVRACGADPARMLGSAIALPYALLWTGAFAIGVTLTGRARGGIWAAFLALGAGNLEWLRQGLRALRPAAFDWFASSRAIDGTITEFPWFSLLWGDPHPYVMAMPILVTALAFVLAVTLNAPAHADAGRGAENRFIPAGRIAALALLGGAVLAAHPWDYPLLFGSALLIAACAGGRHRTARIGSILLAAALAWPLFIPFLKGLALGGHGLGRVAVRSAPGEWFMAYGPFVLLLCLGGPLLLRTVRDRPGPGEDDRAAHRAAVAFGACALLTALFCEVAYVRDLFAPTPLARMNTVFKLYRFSWLLLALASSLWIESLLGPVRSRLDVRRWAGRAVVALVVGAALVYPVYGTAAWLRVRRNEAARQEGAARAALLPGADAEALFRARLPGDADAAAFLARSAGGAEALVEETGEPYTWSSRISTFSGVPSVLGWGNHEAIWRGGWDEIQKRTADIVLVYTRPGSQEACDRLRRYGARWIVAGGLERLRYGPSVDDFGRLARPVFASKGTAVYSVDDVCARATR; from the coding sequence ATGTCCGAGCTGCTGCGGGCCTATGTCATCGTCAGTCTCTGCGGCTGGGCCGTATTTCCCATGGTCCGACGGCTTCTCGCCCCGCTGCCCGACCGCGGCTATGCCGTGGGCCGCTGCTTCGGCTTGGTCCTGATCGCCTGGGTGGCGTGGATCCTGGCCTGGATGTCCGGCCGCGCCCTCACGACGCCGCTGGCCCTCGGCTCGCTGGTCCTGGTCGCCGCGGCAGGCTGGATCCCGTCCCTCCTGAAGCGACGGCGTCAGGGGATCGGGGGCGCCCTGGCGGAGCTCTCCGCGCCGGGTCTGCCGCGCCGCCTGCCGGCGTTCATCGCCTGCACCGAGGCGTTGTTCCTCCTGGGAATGCTGCTCTTCGTCCTCCTGGAGGAGCGCAACCCGGCGGTCGATCCCGACAGCGAGCGTTTCATGGACTACGCCTTTCTCCGGGCCTGCCTGCGCTCCCCGGGACTGCCGCTCATGGATCCCTGGTTCGCCGGCGGACAGGCGGCGTACTACCACTTCGGATACGCTCTCGTGGCGTTCCTGGTGCGCGCCTGCGGCGCCGATCCGGCACGCATGCTCGGCAGCGCGATCGCCCTGCCGTATGCCCTTCTCTGGACCGGCGCGTTCGCCATCGGCGTGACACTCACCGGACGCGCCCGCGGCGGAATCTGGGCTGCCTTTCTCGCACTCGGGGCCGGCAACCTGGAATGGCTGAGGCAGGGCCTCCGGGCCCTGCGACCCGCGGCGTTCGACTGGTTCGCGTCCTCGCGGGCCATCGACGGGACGATCACGGAATTCCCGTGGTTCAGCCTGCTGTGGGGGGATCCGCACCCGTACGTCATGGCGATGCCGATCCTCGTGACGGCCCTGGCCTTCGTCCTGGCGGTCACGCTGAATGCGCCGGCTCACGCCGACGCCGGCCGGGGGGCGGAGAATCGCTTCATCCCCGCCGGGCGCATTGCGGCCCTGGCGCTCCTGGGCGGGGCGGTCTTGGCGGCGCACCCCTGGGACTATCCTCTTTTGTTCGGTTCCGCGCTGCTGATCGCCGCGTGCGCGGGCGGTCGTCATCGAACGGCCCGGATCGGGTCCATCCTCCTCGCGGCGGCGCTCGCGTGGCCGCTGTTCATCCCCTTCCTGAAAGGACTGGCGCTGGGCGGGCACGGCCTCGGCCGGGTCGCCGTACGGAGCGCTCCGGGAGAGTGGTTCATGGCGTACGGTCCCTTCGTACTCCTTCTCTGTCTCGGGGGGCCCCTCCTGCTGCGGACGGTCCGCGACCGGCCGGGTCCCGGGGAGGATGACCGTGCGGCTCATCGCGCGGCGGTGGCGTTCGGCGCCTGCGCCCTTCTGACGGCGCTGTTCTGCGAGGTGGCCTACGTCCGCGATCTGTTCGCCCCCACACCGCTGGCGCGCATGAACACGGTCTTCAAGCTTTACCGCTTCTCGTGGCTGCTCCTCGCCCTGGCGTCGTCGCTCTGGATCGAATCACTCCTCGGCCCGGTCCGGTCGAGGCTCGACGTCCGCCGGTGGGCGGGGCGCGCGGTCGTGGCCCTGGTGGTGGGGGCGGCGCTCGTCTACCCGGTGTACGGCACGGCCGCCTGGTTGCGGGTGCGCCGGAACGAGGCGGCGCGTCAGGAGGGAGCGGCCCGCGCGGCGCTCCTTCCGGGCGCCGACGCGGAGGCCCTGTTCCGGGCTCGACTCCCGGGGGATGCCGATGCGGCGGCCTTCCTGGCGCGCTCGGCGGGCGGTGCGGAGGCGCTCGTGGAGGAGACGGGGGAGCCGTACACCTGGTCGTCGAGAATCTCCACCTTCAGCGGAGTGCCTTCGGTCCTGGGCTGGGGGAATCACGAGGCGATCTGGCGGGGAGGCTGGGATGAAATCCAGAAACGGACGGCGGACATCGTCCTCGTCTACACGCGTCCCGGATCGCAGGAGGCCTGCGATCGACTGCGCCGGTACGGCGCAAGATGGATCGTGGCGGGCGGACTCGAGAGGCTGCGCTACGGCCCATCGGTCGACGATTTCGGGAGACTGGCCCGGCCGGTCTTCGCGAGCAAGGGGACCGCGGTCTACTCGGTCGACGATGTGTGCGCACGGGCGACTCGATGA
- a CDS encoding flippase activity-associated protein Agl23 yields MNGERPDGGSPGPGALERAAPWLLLVLAGSLRLPRLDLRPLHHDEGTNVIFLLRLLREGVYQYDPSNYHGPLLYVLSVVPLFLCGTTTVVLRLTPALLGTVMAALPWLLRRELGRAAAIAAGVLLAVSPSLVYYSRDNIHEIYLGVLTLLLVTAAVRGAVSGRTTLFALAGAAAGGMIATKETACLTFLALATGLLVSRGAGLPRPGRAAIVACLGTTCLVALAFYSDFFTDLAALVRPFEAIRLWGARGVRADGHGKPWWYYLAILGREEPAIVLLAVLGTAIALWRRERFAMFLTGWSGAILLAYSAIPYKTPWLVLNAVLPMALLGGTVFTGGLPDVGAADEGRSGGARRRLACLLVALLAGMSARRAYVVSFVRYDDDRTSELVYVQTRRDVNRLVARIEDFARSRPEGRDLPIEILSPDYLPLNWYLRDFTDVSYFGKVTESPGAPVVIARSDAADEVELLLGPGYARSIYPLRPGVDLCLFLRESGTLPTPPEESRPGRL; encoded by the coding sequence ATGAACGGCGAGCGGCCGGACGGCGGTTCTCCCGGACCCGGCGCGCTCGAGCGCGCGGCACCCTGGCTCCTGCTCGTGCTCGCGGGGAGCCTGCGCCTGCCGCGCCTGGACCTCCGCCCTCTGCATCACGACGAGGGGACGAACGTCATCTTCCTGCTCCGCCTGCTGCGGGAGGGTGTCTACCAGTACGACCCGTCCAACTACCACGGCCCGCTGCTCTACGTTCTGAGCGTCGTGCCGCTGTTCCTGTGCGGGACGACGACGGTCGTGCTGCGCCTGACACCGGCCCTGCTGGGCACGGTCATGGCCGCACTGCCGTGGCTCCTGCGCCGGGAGCTGGGACGCGCCGCGGCCATCGCCGCCGGTGTGCTCCTGGCCGTGTCCCCGTCACTGGTCTACTACTCACGCGACAACATCCATGAGATCTACCTGGGCGTCCTGACGCTGCTCCTGGTGACGGCCGCCGTCCGCGGGGCGGTCTCGGGCCGGACGACGCTGTTCGCGCTGGCCGGGGCCGCGGCCGGCGGGATGATCGCCACGAAGGAGACCGCCTGCCTGACTTTCCTGGCGCTCGCCACGGGACTCCTGGTGTCGAGGGGCGCGGGCCTGCCAAGACCCGGTCGCGCGGCCATCGTCGCGTGTCTCGGAACGACGTGCCTGGTGGCGCTCGCGTTCTACAGTGACTTCTTCACCGACCTCGCCGCGCTGGTCCGCCCGTTCGAGGCGATCCGTCTGTGGGGAGCGCGAGGAGTGCGGGCCGACGGTCACGGCAAACCGTGGTGGTACTACCTCGCGATCCTGGGTCGGGAGGAGCCCGCGATCGTCCTTCTGGCCGTCTTGGGGACTGCGATTGCCCTGTGGAGGCGTGAGCGCTTCGCGATGTTTCTCACGGGGTGGAGCGGCGCCATCCTCCTCGCCTATTCCGCCATCCCCTACAAGACGCCCTGGCTGGTCCTCAATGCCGTCCTGCCCATGGCACTCCTCGGTGGGACGGTGTTCACCGGGGGACTCCCCGACGTCGGCGCGGCCGACGAAGGACGATCGGGCGGAGCGCGCCGCCGGCTCGCCTGTCTCCTGGTCGCCCTGCTTGCAGGGATGTCCGCGCGCCGGGCCTACGTGGTGTCGTTCGTGCGCTACGACGACGATCGGACGAGCGAGCTCGTCTACGTGCAGACGCGGCGCGACGTCAATCGTCTCGTGGCCCGGATCGAGGACTTCGCGCGGAGTCGTCCCGAGGGACGCGACCTGCCGATCGAGATCCTGTCCCCCGACTATCTGCCGCTCAACTGGTATCTGCGCGACTTCACCGATGTCAGCTACTTCGGCAAGGTCACCGAGAGCCCCGGCGCCCCGGTGGTCATCGCGCGCTCCGACGCGGCCGATGAGGTGGAACTCCTCCTGGGCCCGGGCTACGCGCGGTCCATCTACCCGCTCCGGCCCGGAGTCGACCTCTGCCTGTTCCTGCGCGAGAGCGGGACTCTTCCGACGCCGCCGGAGGAGTCCCGGCCGGGTCGCTTGTAA
- a CDS encoding DUF2203 domain-containing protein translates to MSATQGFARLFTVDEANALIPGLRPVVEDLLGTFREIRTEIEGAAGQSDLPPGSPELARHLEERGIAPRLFDRVKSLVQQIHASGCLVNGPEAGLIDFPCLFNNEIVFLCWKYGEPGIGYWHRIPDGFAGRRPLLDMSVPEEDMRVH, encoded by the coding sequence ATGAGCGCCACACAGGGCTTCGCGCGGTTGTTCACGGTGGATGAGGCGAACGCATTGATACCGGGTCTCCGGCCGGTCGTGGAGGACCTGCTGGGCACGTTCCGCGAGATCAGGACGGAAATCGAGGGCGCGGCCGGACAATCGGACCTGCCACCGGGCAGCCCGGAGCTCGCCAGGCATCTGGAGGAGCGGGGCATCGCTCCGCGGCTTTTCGACAGGGTCAAGTCACTGGTGCAGCAGATTCACGCGAGCGGCTGCCTGGTGAACGGCCCGGAGGCGGGCCTGATCGATTTTCCGTGCCTGTTCAACAACGAGATCGTGTTCCTGTGCTGGAAGTACGGTGAGCCCGGGATCGGATACTGGCATCGAATTCCGGACGGTTTCGCCGGCCGCCGGCCGCTCCTGGACATGTCGGTCCCGGAGGAGGACATGCGGGTTCACTGA
- a CDS encoding TIGR00730 family Rossman fold protein codes for MRDVAPKDTWTLFKIMGEFVEGFETLRPIEPAVSIFGGSRVRRGSRHYRKAVQVSQALAREGFSIITGGGPGIMEAANLGARRGGGRSIGLNIRLPFEHRPNRHIDTLINFNYFFARKVMFIKYACAYVVFPGGYGTLDEAFEALTLVQTHKVDNFPVIMIGRAFWKGMVGWMRREMLGGGMISRDDQRLFTVTDDAQEVCRLVREGWRRRAQTNGHHLRT; via the coding sequence ATGCGGGACGTCGCGCCCAAGGACACCTGGACTCTGTTCAAGATCATGGGCGAGTTCGTGGAAGGATTCGAGACGCTCCGTCCGATCGAGCCGGCCGTCTCCATTTTCGGCGGGTCGCGCGTGCGCAGAGGCTCGCGTCATTACCGCAAGGCCGTCCAGGTGTCCCAGGCGCTCGCGCGCGAGGGGTTCTCGATCATCACCGGAGGAGGACCCGGAATCATGGAGGCCGCCAACCTGGGGGCGCGGCGGGGCGGCGGCCGATCGATCGGTCTGAACATCAGGCTGCCCTTCGAACACCGTCCCAACCGGCACATCGACACCCTGATCAATTTCAACTATTTTTTCGCGCGCAAAGTGATGTTCATCAAGTACGCCTGCGCCTACGTCGTCTTCCCGGGCGGATACGGAACTCTCGACGAGGCGTTCGAGGCGCTCACCCTGGTCCAGACGCACAAGGTGGACAATTTCCCCGTCATCATGATTGGTCGCGCGTTCTGGAAGGGAATGGTCGGCTGGATGCGTCGTGAAATGCTGGGAGGCGGAATGATCAGCCGGGACGATCAGCGCCTGTTCACCGTCACCGACGACGCCCAGGAGGTCTGCCGTCTCGTGCGCGAGGGGTGGCGGCGCCGTGCCCAGACCAACGGCCATCACCTGCGCACCTAG
- the rlmD gene encoding 23S rRNA (uracil(1939)-C(5))-methyltransferase RlmD, giving the protein MSPPVRQGDELTLQIVDLAFGGQGVARVSGYVVFVDNALPDETVRARIRRVRQGYADAESIEIVAPSSLRVAPPCRYYGECGGCDLQHLARPAQAEAKRGQVTALLRRVAGLSDPPVREAVAAGDPLLYRFRIDFDWGASREGRSGLGLHRAGHPADIVPVETCLLIPEAANRIRAFLERRAAEKGLAPRDPRRRRGLLRRAGIQMARTTGEILLTLETHRGDPPALLGLARETARAFPRIVGIVRREHDRHGRSFGASILHGRDHLFEEVDGDRMKIPAGAFFQPNATAWGLLRGAVEKELEAGREETVLELYCGVGFFTLAMARRCQQVVAIDVSREAVAAARDNAARAGLGNVRWLCHDVGEGLAELLEETRFDAILLDPPRTGLPPGAARVLARTAARRIVYVSCDPATLARDLGILVGEGSFRLRSVVPLDLFPQTHHVECVVRLERSAA; this is encoded by the coding sequence GTGTCGCCGCCGGTTCGCCAAGGGGACGAGCTCACGCTTCAGATCGTGGACCTGGCCTTCGGGGGCCAGGGTGTCGCCCGCGTGTCCGGCTATGTCGTGTTCGTGGACAACGCCCTGCCGGATGAGACCGTGCGTGCGCGCATCCGCCGTGTCCGTCAGGGCTACGCCGATGCGGAGAGCATCGAAATCGTCGCGCCTTCCTCCCTGAGAGTCGCGCCTCCGTGCCGGTACTATGGTGAATGCGGCGGCTGCGACCTGCAGCACCTGGCCCGGCCGGCCCAGGCGGAGGCCAAGCGCGGGCAGGTCACCGCCCTCCTCCGGCGGGTCGCGGGTCTTTCGGATCCTCCCGTGCGGGAGGCCGTGGCGGCGGGCGATCCACTGCTGTACCGCTTTCGGATCGACTTCGACTGGGGCGCGTCGCGCGAGGGCCGGTCGGGGCTCGGGCTGCACAGGGCAGGCCATCCCGCGGATATCGTGCCGGTCGAGACCTGTCTCCTGATCCCCGAGGCGGCCAACAGGATCCGGGCCTTCCTGGAGCGCCGGGCCGCGGAGAAGGGACTGGCGCCACGCGATCCACGAAGGCGCCGGGGTCTGCTGCGTCGCGCCGGGATCCAGATGGCGCGCACGACAGGGGAGATCCTGCTCACGCTGGAGACGCATCGGGGCGACCCTCCCGCGCTCCTGGGTCTGGCGCGCGAAACGGCGCGCGCCTTTCCACGCATCGTCGGCATCGTGCGCCGGGAGCACGACCGTCACGGTCGGAGTTTCGGCGCGTCGATCCTGCACGGGCGGGATCATCTGTTCGAGGAGGTCGACGGGGACCGCATGAAGATCCCCGCCGGGGCGTTCTTCCAGCCGAACGCGACGGCCTGGGGCCTCCTGCGCGGCGCCGTCGAGAAGGAGCTCGAGGCGGGACGAGAGGAGACCGTGCTGGAGCTCTACTGCGGTGTGGGGTTCTTCACCCTCGCGATGGCCCGCCGCTGTCAGCAGGTCGTGGCGATCGACGTGTCGCGCGAGGCGGTCGCCGCGGCCCGCGACAATGCCGCCCGGGCGGGGCTCGGGAACGTCCGGTGGCTGTGTCACGACGTGGGAGAGGGACTCGCGGAGCTTCTGGAGGAGACGCGTTTCGACGCGATCCTCCTCGATCCGCCGCGTACCGGTCTGCCCCCGGGTGCGGCGCGTGTCCTGGCGCGCACCGCAGCCAGGCGCATCGTGTACGTCTCGTGCGATCCGGCCACGCTGGCCCGCGATCTCGGGATCCTCGTCGGGGAGGGCTCCTTCCGACTGCGGTCGGTCGTGCCGCTCGACCTGTTCCCCCAGACGCACCACGTGGAATGCGTGGTCCGGTTGGAGAGGTCCGCGGCGTGA